GGGATATAAGCTGTAGGTTTGAAACATGTACTGAAAGACAAAGTATATGTTGGGTTTTTTCCCCATGTTTCCCAAGACATGGGGAAAGGATGTTTGGACTTCGTCTTCCCACTAGAGTGGATGGAGGCAAAGGTCACAAGTTCAAAACCCACTTACAGCCTTACcttaccaaattttttttaaaggtatttttttgggagggggggcTGTGCAGACTTGAGGGGAGCATAGGGGGCATTGGAGGTTGGTGGGTTGAGTTCAATGTATTAACTTTCCCTCTCCATGGAATAAACTGACAACATCAGAGCATGTCTTctgcatatattttttgtagAACAGTCTGTTTAATAAACCTGATTGATGCCTTTTACAATCTCTAACAGGGAAGAGTTAGTGTTGCTGATATCATTGGCTTCAATGGTTTGGACGTAATTTCTTCAAAATCTGATGGTAGGTACCTGACActccattatttattttaggacaAAGATTAGCTTCAAACCAGTTTGGAGGAATCTCTTCCAATCCACTACATGGCAATTTATAAGACTATCCATGTGTATATTTAAACAGgtcacatgactcattaaaaaagtcATGACGAAAACTATACACAAATGGTCTCTTCAATAGTCATATAATGGGTTGGAGAAAGATAGCTCCAAATCATTTTGGAGCtaaaatttttcctttattttatgtGGAGTTGTCCAATTCAAATCTGCCACTGATGGCTCTAGAATTACTAAGTCCAGCTTTAGTAATCTTGTTCTCTACACATGATTGGACATGTCAAATGATTGAAATTAAAGCTAAAAAACTCTTCCTTTTGTAGGATATTTGAAATCTTGGGACAGCTCTATCGATCTTGTTAATGTCCTCAAGCATGAGATTCGTGATGGACAATTAAGCTTCAGAGGCAAAAGGGTACTTGAGGTAATTGAGTCAAAGAGATTTTACTTGCTGCTTCATGCTTCAATTTATTACTTTCAATCTTTTCCGATCTCATTTTGATGCTATGAAGCTTGTTGATTCcattaattactattttttctagggtttttctttggATAATATTCAACCCTAATAGGGAAAATTGAAGTATTCCTTTGGGGGTGTTCTTTGAGGGGAAGATATATATTTTGCAGGGATTGTCTTTCTCAAGAGAGAACCTGTAGATAATGGCTCTTTTTTGAGGGCTCATTCCTTTTCTAGAGAATACCATTATCACACCCAAAAAGGCTGATTTTGGTTGCAGTTAGAAATTTTgtcaatattggtttaattcaATATTCTTTGTATATAGACAAGTAATCTAAAATGCTTCTGAACTacattttgtatatattttttaggctACTTCGTGTCCATTTTCACGAGGTAGTctcatttcaataaaattatttttacatatcaaaaaagaataaaagaaaaggaaacctTATTGCTTGCACATTTAAGAATGTTGGGTGATGATAACTTTCTCGCTCATGTTCCTGTGACTAGTTTTCCCATGTGAAGAAATTAGAGTTGATAGTCAATTACTCCATTTGTTAGTTATTATGGAACATTTTGAGAGTTAATTCGTCTACTTGGTGATTCTTACAGCTTGGTAGCAGTTATGGACTTCCGGGGATTTTTGCATGCTTGAAGGTAAATCCTATAAATTGATTGAGCCTTGGCTTCTTTACTTTTGGGGATTCTTGTGTTATACATCTACCTAGAAGTGTTAATACAATGATTCATTTTAgttgttctttctctctcccatCTACTTCCAGTTTCAATCTCTCCTAATCTCTAAATACATAGGGCATTGTGCTGATTTTGTATGGAGATAATTTGTAATTAGGAATTTTACATGAAAGCATGAACATCTTGCATGtgttacattaataataatatataaatatcagTTGTTTGTAAACCAATGGAATTTGGAACTATCTTCAATTAATTCAAAATCTTTCAGATGGTCTGTAATTATATGCAGAGTACATATTTTAGATGGCCCTGTCTGGTCAAGttggtgttttttatttatttattttatttatttattatatatttagaaGTCACCTGTGCAAAATGTTACGCATGCAAATTCGAATGCTTTTAGAAGATATCCacttttaattgaatttttataaaGCATAGTAGCCCCTTTGTATTGAGTAGGTTTCAAATTTGTTGGCTTAAATCATTGTTGAATTGGAATTATCCTTATTGCTTTGATTTAATTCTGTATATTTCATAATTCCTGTTTGCCTACACGTTGTCAAATATGAGATGCATCAGTTCTGAATGTACCATTTAAAGCTAACACGTTGTCAAATATATTTGCATCATATAGAAAacctgaaataaaaaaattttagtgaaaattATACGAAAACACCCTGTGGTTTTTCCTAAAACATGGAACCCCCTTGGGGTTTGAGTGTAACACTAAATACCCTTGTGATATTGTTTTATGTGAAAATGCAGCTCCAAAttatcacattaaaaaaaaaaaaaaaaaaaaaaaaaaaaaaaccttgggtTTTGTGTTATACCCAAAAACCTTCGGCcgtttttggggggggggggggggggggttaactGTTACACTCAAACTTCAAGGGGGTTCTGTGTTTTATGGAGAAACCACAAGGGTTTTGTGcaattttcccaaaattttatttagcaaaatgaaAGAGACAAAAGGGCATAAACTAGATGCTCGACACAGATGAACACAAGTGAATTTGGTTCTTGAAAAATACACTTACCTAAATCTGATTCATTCTTGCACAGGGAGCTTGCACAGTGCATTTTCAAGACCTCAATGCAGAAACTATAAGATGCACAACCATACCAAATGTCCTTGCCAATCTGGAGCAAGCTCGGGACAAGCAGAGTAGACATCCAGAGAGCCCTCTGACACCTTCCAGACAAACTCTGGCCCCATCAGTCCACTTTTTTGCTGGGGACTGGGATGAGCTCCCCACTGTCCTGTCTGTTGTGAAGAGTGAAGGGTGTGAAGCAACACCAGGGTTGAGCCTGAGCTTCTCCGAGGAGGATTTCATGGATGGATGTAGTAGCCTAGATGGAAGCATCACAGGGCAGGAATCCACCTCTAGGCGATCAAGGAAGCTTTCAGGAAGCCGGGCATGGGAAAGGGCTAATGAGAATGATCAGTGTGAGGGTGGTTATGATGTTATTTTGATGACAGACATCCCATACTCAGCCACCTCTTTGAAGAAGCTATATGCACTGATGAAAAAAGTAAGTTTCTTTGTCTCTTATGATTCATTTGGTTATATTATGTTAAATCAACGCACAAGATTCCAATCTTGACCATAGTAGCATGATTGATATGGTTTGTCTGTCTATCCTTGACAAATAACTCATATGAGGTTGGAGCATTCTGAGTAGTGTATATGTTTTTCAGTCATCTGGACATTGTTCAATGGATTAGTTTTAATAACTGATGCATCTCATATGCCATCTCACATCTTGTTATGGGATTGGAAGCTTTATCAACTTAGGTGACATTTGAACAAatcccaaataaataaatttggagGTAGTGCCAGTGGCATCTAGATATGTACATAATTGGAATCTAGATTTATTGTATGTGTAATGAGACCTTGTTACCAGAAATTGTGCTACATAATTTTTGCTTTCCGAGTGAAATTACTTGTGTTGTTAACTTGTACATTTTGTAGCATGTCAAACTGAGCTTCATCCAActcattttttacttatttgCTTTGGATAACTAGTGTGTCAGGCCTCCATATGGAGTAGTGTACTTAGCCACAAAGAAGAATTATGTGGGCTTCAACAGCGGAGCACGGCACCTGAAAAATCTGGTAGATGATGAAGGCGTTTTTGGAGCACATTTGGTCAAAGAGACTGCCGATAGAGATGTTTGGAAATTCTTTCTCAAGTGAACAGGATATACAGAATTGCAGAAAAATAGTCAGCAAACTTCATTACAGGTTTTGAGAtaatatttgttaatttgtaTAATATAGATCACAAATATTccttttctcctctttttctttttttttctttttttttttctttttttttgtggtggagGTGGGAGGAGGAGGAAGGGGTTTGTTTAGTAATTATGTTGTCCAAATGGGGAAttatgttcatttttattttcctggCATGCCTTCTGTAATTTTTACTTTCCTTCTTACTTTGACAAAAATTTGTTCCTTGTCAAAACTGTAAATCAAAAGATTTACTAATTTCAAAGTTAAATAATATTGTtactttgttcttcttcttcatctgtaTTTTGTCATATTATTTGGTTATGGCTGGAAGAGTTGAATATGGAAAAGCAATTTTGCGAATCTGATTTTCGGGTTAGATTTGTGATGATAATGTGTTAATATTCAAATAATTGTTTAGATGAGTTGGAGAAATTTGacggttttttatttttatttttataagctATATGACACCTAGTAATACCTTTCTTGCAAGGGCAGGAGGTATTATTATTTGAACTCAATCAAATAGCATTCGCATTtggttatgtaaaaataataagtttttaacTCACAAAATACCATTTTACCTACTTTATATAATCAGTTTTACGATGCATCTTACTTTTCATTCTTTATCTAGGGAAAtatcaatattaaaataatcttttttttttctttctcattgattttttttccccattttcaTAGAGAAATCAACCCAACACCACCTAACCACCACCTCAACCCCTTACAAAATCCAATCAACTCGTCATAAAACCTAATCGACGCATTAACGCAATACACAAATTGCAAACCCtacacaaatcaaaacaatgtCGACCAACCACAATCCAAATTTCAAACCCAACACAAACCAACCACTGTAATCTAAACCCAACAGCCTTAGCCTATGCCCAGATCATTGCCCCCAAAACACAACCATGCCACCAAAACCCATCAACCACTGTAACCCTAACCTGCAAT
The Quercus lobata isolate SW786 chromosome 10, ValleyOak3.0 Primary Assembly, whole genome shotgun sequence DNA segment above includes these coding regions:
- the LOC115965482 gene encoding uncharacterized protein LOC115965482, which encodes MRAPALLAQCLPGLVPHDRGTHSVSSISERDLHFPSPAVEILPSKTAHPYKYAGENVDLQGLNVFKGRVSVADIIGFNGLDVISSKSDGYLKSWDSSIDLVNVLKHEIRDGQLSFRGKRVLELGSSYGLPGIFACLKGACTVHFQDLNAETIRCTTIPNVLANLEQARDKQSRHPESPLTPSRQTLAPSVHFFAGDWDELPTVLSVVKSEGCEATPGLSLSFSEEDFMDGCSSLDGSITGQESTSRRSRKLSGSRAWERANENDQCEGGYDVILMTDIPYSATSLKKLYALMKKCVRPPYGVVYLATKKNYVGFNSGARHLKNLVDDEGVFGAHLVKETADRDVWKFFLK